The following is a genomic window from Lysinibacillus sp. JNUCC-52.
CGAGCATTGACCTTATATTCTCCAGAATCAATATCTGCCTTTAATTGTTGCACGCGTTCAGCTCGTTCAGTGCTGTACGTCGTTACACCTTGCATTTCTTGAGCTGCTTTTGAAATTTCAATTTTGTCAGCGAATGACGCTTTGTTGTCGCCAGATTTGACATTACGTACTTGATTTTTATATGCGTTTACAGCATTAACACCATACGATGTAATTTTCATATTCATCCCCCTATCTTAAAAGCTTATCTTACTATTATTTCGGATTGTCTCCAACAATGTTAAGTTTTCAAATATAAAAAAGTGTGCTAATTTTGTTTAAAATTAACACACTTTCGCTTATCAACCATCTTTAAGGTGTATAATTTAACTTCGTCATTTTGAATTTCCTGTTACAATTTGCATGCTGATTCGCATTAGCATTGAACATATGTAAGTGAAGGAAGCTCAACTCTAGTGTAAAAAACAACACGTTTCATCTTGTTATTTTTTACGTTCAGCATGATATGTTACACGATCATGCTCAGCCACACTTTCACGGAACTCCTTAGCTGCCTCAAATGTACGAAGTTCTGACTTTAATTCGTCTTGGCATTTTGTACACAGTTTCCCCGTTGTCGTTAAATGACCGCAGTTATCGCATGGATAGCCTAAGTTCGGAAACATTGCTGGCTGCAAACGCCCTTTACGAACCCATTTATATAATAGTTCTTCTTCAGCACCAGTTGCCTCCACAATTCGTTCCACTGTAGCCGCACGATTTTCGCGTTTTCGTAAAAAACGATATACTATTTGATATAATTCCTCTTCTGATTGTGCGCATTTATG
Proteins encoded in this region:
- the flgM gene encoding flagellar biosynthesis anti-sigma factor FlgM; protein product: MKITSYGVNAVNAYKNQVRNVKSGDNKASFADKIEISKAAQEMQGVTTYSTERAERVQQLKADIDSGEYKVNARKVAEDMLKYYRF
- a CDS encoding TIGR03826 family flagellar region protein, which translates into the protein MAEVRNCPKCNEFFNYTGVRDVCHKCAQSEEELYQIVYRFLRKRENRAATVERIVEATGAEEELLYKWVRKGRLQPAMFPNLGYPCDNCGHLTTTGKLCTKCQDELKSELRTFEAAKEFRESVAEHDRVTYHAERKK